One window of bacterium genomic DNA carries:
- a CDS encoding FAD-dependent thymidylate synthase produces MNTFLSEAPHVVLSKSFSTPFQNAIATARTCYSSKGIVRDEQITDKHFPLAQSVYQAGHHTVFSHAYFQFELANISRQFIWSFLHSHPYYNSEQVSQRYVEIKEGSFLIPPLKGEALAIYRETIDYQMAAYRKMNELLRPVTEDAYFKRFPSRVNAKEKYAGEIKKKCQEIARYVIPVAAFAYMYHTISGITLLRYHRLSNQFDTPLEQKIVIEKMVHELIKADPMYKVVLQEELPLEDTPEYQFFAEHQHYYKTKKQQTFLDEFDQNLDGRISKLADYKNSNEATLAQSVREVLGATRDMISDGEAIRLVLDPSKNNLFGESLNLTTLSKLSRTLFHPHYTFRKKLSHAADSQDQRHRMTPGSRPIMIAHATDEPDYITPILVEQDARVKKYYEEVMSKTWEAMRRLRALDAPEEFIMYLLPNAVSVRFTESSDLLNLHHKMSMRLCYLAQEEIWRASVDETEQILEINPQIGKFLLPPCGIRLLADIRPYCPEGARFCGERVWAIPIKDYQRSI; encoded by the coding sequence TTGAACACTTTTCTCTCCGAAGCGCCGCACGTTGTTTTGTCGAAGTCGTTCAGTACGCCTTTTCAGAATGCGATCGCCACCGCGCGCACCTGTTACTCCTCCAAAGGGATTGTGCGGGACGAACAGATCACGGACAAACATTTTCCGCTTGCGCAGAGCGTGTACCAGGCCGGACATCATACGGTTTTTTCGCACGCGTACTTTCAGTTCGAGCTGGCGAATATTTCCCGCCAATTCATCTGGAGTTTCCTTCACAGCCATCCGTATTATAATTCCGAACAGGTGAGCCAGCGTTACGTCGAGATCAAAGAAGGCAGCTTTCTAATTCCGCCGCTCAAAGGCGAAGCGCTCGCCATTTACCGTGAAACGATCGATTATCAAATGGCGGCGTATCGCAAAATGAATGAGCTTCTGCGCCCGGTCACGGAAGACGCGTATTTCAAACGGTTTCCTTCGCGCGTGAATGCGAAGGAAAAATACGCAGGCGAAATCAAAAAGAAATGTCAGGAGATCGCGCGGTACGTCATTCCGGTTGCGGCGTTCGCTTACATGTATCACACCATCAGCGGCATCACCCTGCTACGTTATCACCGTTTATCCAACCAGTTTGACACGCCGCTCGAACAGAAGATCGTCATTGAAAAAATGGTTCACGAGCTGATCAAAGCGGATCCGATGTACAAAGTCGTATTGCAGGAGGAACTGCCGCTCGAAGATACGCCGGAATATCAGTTTTTTGCAGAGCATCAGCATTATTACAAAACAAAAAAACAGCAAACGTTCCTCGACGAATTTGATCAAAATCTCGACGGGCGCATCTCCAAATTAGCCGACTATAAAAACAGCAACGAGGCAACGCTCGCGCAAAGCGTGCGTGAAGTTCTCGGCGCGACCAGAGACATGATTTCCGACGGCGAAGCGATCCGGCTCGTTCTCGATCCTTCGAAGAATAATCTTTTCGGCGAATCGCTGAATCTTACGACGTTATCCAAATTATCGCGCACGCTTTTTCATCCGCATTACACCTTTCGCAAAAAACTGAGTCATGCGGCGGATTCCCAGGATCAACGGCATCGTATGACGCCCGGCTCGCGGCCGATCATGATCGCGCACGCGACGGACGAACCGGATTACATTACGCCGATCTTGGTGGAACAGGACGCTCGAGTAAAAAAATATTACGAGGAAGTGATGTCGAAAACGTGGGAGGCGATGCGGCGTCTTCGCGCGCTCGATGCGCCGGAGGAATTTATCATGTATCTCCTGCCGAACGCGGTATCGGTTCGTTTTACCGAATCATCCGATCTGCTCAATCTGCATCACAAAATGTCCATGCGATTATGTTATCTCGCGCAGGAAGAGATCTGGCGCGCATCGGTTGATGAGACGGAACAGATCCTCGAGATCAATCCGCAGATTGGAAAATTTTTGTTGCCGCCGTGCGGCATTCGACTGCTGGCGGACATCAGGCCGTATTGTCCTGAAGGAGCGCGATTCTGCGGGGAGCGTGTTTGGGCCATTCCTATCAAGGATTATCAGAGGAGCATTTAA
- a CDS encoding four helix bundle protein — protein sequence MRESKEKYDLEERLIEFSLSIISLGEKLPNTRTGNHIAGQLLRSGTSPAFNYGEAQVAESRDDFIHKMKICLKELKETHVALQIIQMKPLVKDLSKSEKSIAECKELISIFVKSIETARKNKLSNKT from the coding sequence ATGCGTGAAAGCAAGGAAAAATATGATTTAGAAGAGCGGTTGATCGAGTTTTCACTGTCGATCATTAGCCTTGGCGAAAAACTTCCTAATACGCGGACGGGAAATCATATTGCCGGACAATTGCTTCGTTCAGGAACCTCTCCGGCATTCAATTATGGAGAAGCTCAGGTTGCAGAATCGCGGGATGATTTTATTCATAAGATGAAAATTTGCCTGAAAGAATTGAAAGAAACGCATGTAGCATTACAAATTATCCAAATGAAACCGTTGGTTAAAGATCTTTCAAAATCAGAGAAAAGTATTGCCGAATGCAAAGAATTGATTTCAATTTTCGTGAAGAGTATAGAAACCGCCCGCAAAAATAAGTTGTCAAACAAAACATAG